In Ahaetulla prasina isolate Xishuangbanna chromosome 5, ASM2864084v1, whole genome shotgun sequence, the following are encoded in one genomic region:
- the LOC131200214 gene encoding arylsulfatase H-like isoform X1, with protein sequence MKLLNRFRGGNASCSPTALLVYILFSQTWVTSMSKPNILILMADDLGTGDLGCFGNETIRTPNIDQLAKEGVKLTQHISAASLCTPSRSAFLTGRYPIRSGMAATTERRVKAGPGSIGGLPTNEITFATLLQQQGYTTGIIGKWHQGLNCESHNDHCHHPLNNGFDYFYGDPFTLVNDCLSWEYSELEPGNNNPYYVQIVAILLLTLLVGKIIGLVSLKWKIVFIIMLCGIVYITYTFVYYLFLKSWNCLMFRNHEIVQQPLKLEDAAFRIVREAVSFIERNKKRPFLLFVSFLHVHTPCYSSSLFQGTSKHGLYGDNVEEMDWMVGNILAALDKEGLKNDTFTYFTSDHGGRIEVFQWGERLGGWNGKYKGGKGMGGWEGGIRVPGIVRWPGKVAPNTVLDEPTSLMDIYPTVAHLAGASLPQDRIIDGKNQIELLLGTVQHSAHEFMFHYCGTYLHAVRWHDKESGSLWKIHYVTPNFQPKGADGCYGKIMCPCSGHNVTHYNPPLVFDLLRDPSESTPLSPTSELRFDIIIRQAEEAVREHQLTVTHVPNQLDLPSNQWEKNLQPCCGTFPFCCCDKETN encoded by the exons TTGTTCTCCAACTGCTTTGCTTGTTTACATCTTATTTTCCCAAACCTGGGTAACCAGCATGTCAAAACCTAACATTTTGATCCTAATGGCAGATGATCTTGGTACTGGTGATTTGGGATGCTTTGGAAATGAAACTATCAG GACACCAAATATTGATCAGCTGGCAAAAGAAGGGGTAAAACTTACTCAGCATATTAGTGCAGCATCTCTTTGTACTCCAAGCAGATCTGCTTTCCTGACTGGTAGATATCCCATCAGATCAG GCATGGCAGCTACAACTGAGAGGCGTGTCAAGGCTGGGCCTGGTTCCATAGGAGGGCTGCCTACAAATGAAATCACATTTGCTACCTTATTACAACAGCAAGGCTACACTACTGGAATAATAG gaaaatggCATCAGGGTTTGAACTGTGAATCCCACAATGACCACTGCCACCATCCCTTAAACAATGGCTTTGATTATTTCTATGGTGATCCTTTCACTCTTGTGAACGATTGTCTGAGTTGGGAATATTCAGAACTTGAACCAGGAAATAACAATCCATATTATGTTCAAATAGTTGCCATTTTGCTGTTAACTCTTCTGGTTGGAAAGATTATTGGTTTAGTTTCTCTGAAATGGAAAATAGTTTTCATCATTATGTTATGTGGCATTGTCTATATTACCTACACTtttgtgtattatttatttttgaaatcctGGAACTGTCTGATGTTTAGAAATCATGAAATCGTTCAACAACCATTGAAACTAGAGGATGCGGCTTTTAGGATAGTGAGGGAAGCTGTCTCGTTTATTGAAAG aaacaaaaaaaggcCATTCCTTCTCTTTGTTTCATTCTTACATGTCCACACACCATGTTATAGCTCTAGTCTGTTCCAAGGAACAAGCAAGCATGGCTTATATGGAGACAATgttgaggagatggattggatggtTG GAAATATTCTTGCCGCTCTCGACAAAGAGGGATTGAAGAATGACACATTTACATACTTTACTTCAGATCATGGAGGAAGAATAGAAGTTTTTCAATGGGGCGAACGGCTGGGTGGCTGGAATGGTAAATACAAAG GTGGAAAGGGCATGGGAGGTTGGGAAGGAGGAATCCGTGTGCCTGGAATAGTTAGATGGCCAGGAAAGGTCGCTCCTAATACTGTTCTTGATGAACCCACAAGCCTGATGGATATTTACCCCACTGTGGCTCATTTGGCGGGGGCATCATTGCCACAAGACAG GATAATTGATGGCAAGAACCAGATAGAATTATTGCTGGGAACTGTTCAGCATTCCGCTCATGAATTTATGTTTCATTACTGTGGGACATATTTGCATGCAGTGCGTTGGCATGACAAGGAGA GTGGAAGTCTCTGGAAGATTCATTATGTGACTCCAAACTTTCAACCAAAGGGGGCTGATGGATGTTATGGAAAGATCATGTGCCCATGTTCAGGACACAATGTGACCCATTATAATCCTCCTTTGGTTTTTGACCTCTTAAGAGATCCTTCAGAATCCACTCCACTTTCCCCAACTTCTGAACTACGTTTTGACATCATTATACGCCAAGCTGAAGAAGCAGTAAGAGAACACCAGTTGACTGTCACTCATGTCCCTAATCAACTGGATCTTCCAAGTAATcaatgggaaaaaaatctgcaacCATGTTGTGGAACTTTCCCTTTCTGTTGCTGTgataaagaaaccaattaa
- the LOC131200214 gene encoding arylsulfatase H-like isoform X2, translating into MILVLVIWDALEMKLSGMAATTERRVKAGPGSIGGLPTNEITFATLLQQQGYTTGIIGKWHQGLNCESHNDHCHHPLNNGFDYFYGDPFTLVNDCLSWEYSELEPGNNNPYYVQIVAILLLTLLVGKIIGLVSLKWKIVFIIMLCGIVYITYTFVYYLFLKSWNCLMFRNHEIVQQPLKLEDAAFRIVREAVSFIERNKKRPFLLFVSFLHVHTPCYSSSLFQGTSKHGLYGDNVEEMDWMVGNILAALDKEGLKNDTFTYFTSDHGGRIEVFQWGERLGGWNGKYKGGKGMGGWEGGIRVPGIVRWPGKVAPNTVLDEPTSLMDIYPTVAHLAGASLPQDRIIDGKNQIELLLGTVQHSAHEFMFHYCGTYLHAVRWHDKESGSLWKIHYVTPNFQPKGADGCYGKIMCPCSGHNVTHYNPPLVFDLLRDPSESTPLSPTSELRFDIIIRQAEEAVREHQLTVTHVPNQLDLPSNQWEKNLQPCCGTFPFCCCDKETN; encoded by the exons ATGATCTTGGTACTGGTGATTTGGGATGCTTTGGAAATGAAACTATCAG GCATGGCAGCTACAACTGAGAGGCGTGTCAAGGCTGGGCCTGGTTCCATAGGAGGGCTGCCTACAAATGAAATCACATTTGCTACCTTATTACAACAGCAAGGCTACACTACTGGAATAATAG gaaaatggCATCAGGGTTTGAACTGTGAATCCCACAATGACCACTGCCACCATCCCTTAAACAATGGCTTTGATTATTTCTATGGTGATCCTTTCACTCTTGTGAACGATTGTCTGAGTTGGGAATATTCAGAACTTGAACCAGGAAATAACAATCCATATTATGTTCAAATAGTTGCCATTTTGCTGTTAACTCTTCTGGTTGGAAAGATTATTGGTTTAGTTTCTCTGAAATGGAAAATAGTTTTCATCATTATGTTATGTGGCATTGTCTATATTACCTACACTtttgtgtattatttatttttgaaatcctGGAACTGTCTGATGTTTAGAAATCATGAAATCGTTCAACAACCATTGAAACTAGAGGATGCGGCTTTTAGGATAGTGAGGGAAGCTGTCTCGTTTATTGAAAG aaacaaaaaaaggcCATTCCTTCTCTTTGTTTCATTCTTACATGTCCACACACCATGTTATAGCTCTAGTCTGTTCCAAGGAACAAGCAAGCATGGCTTATATGGAGACAATgttgaggagatggattggatggtTG GAAATATTCTTGCCGCTCTCGACAAAGAGGGATTGAAGAATGACACATTTACATACTTTACTTCAGATCATGGAGGAAGAATAGAAGTTTTTCAATGGGGCGAACGGCTGGGTGGCTGGAATGGTAAATACAAAG GTGGAAAGGGCATGGGAGGTTGGGAAGGAGGAATCCGTGTGCCTGGAATAGTTAGATGGCCAGGAAAGGTCGCTCCTAATACTGTTCTTGATGAACCCACAAGCCTGATGGATATTTACCCCACTGTGGCTCATTTGGCGGGGGCATCATTGCCACAAGACAG GATAATTGATGGCAAGAACCAGATAGAATTATTGCTGGGAACTGTTCAGCATTCCGCTCATGAATTTATGTTTCATTACTGTGGGACATATTTGCATGCAGTGCGTTGGCATGACAAGGAGA GTGGAAGTCTCTGGAAGATTCATTATGTGACTCCAAACTTTCAACCAAAGGGGGCTGATGGATGTTATGGAAAGATCATGTGCCCATGTTCAGGACACAATGTGACCCATTATAATCCTCCTTTGGTTTTTGACCTCTTAAGAGATCCTTCAGAATCCACTCCACTTTCCCCAACTTCTGAACTACGTTTTGACATCATTATACGCCAAGCTGAAGAAGCAGTAAGAGAACACCAGTTGACTGTCACTCATGTCCCTAATCAACTGGATCTTCCAAGTAATcaatgggaaaaaaatctgcaacCATGTTGTGGAACTTTCCCTTTCTGTTGCTGTgataaagaaaccaattaa
- the LOC131200215 gene encoding arylsulfatase D-like isoform X2: protein MGIAEPLVGPLFLCKSIYLMTLMAFLILLHTCRVDATLDSKPNIILMLADDLGIGDIGCYGMASRNAYRALQWNAGSGGLPVNETTFAKMLQQQGYVTGLIGKWHQGVSCDTIDDYCHHPLNHGFDYFYGMPFTLFNNCQDNKPPELDRAFQAKLWFYTQVITFAVLTFLIGKIIGLVSIPWKVIIFLALFNFLFFASWYSSYGFVKYWNCILMRNYNITEQPMKLGRTSLILLNEALSFIQSKKHKPFLLLVSFLHVHTPLITTEKFVGKSKHGIYGDHVEELDWLVGQILNAIDKEGLQNSTFVYFASDHGGHLEGQDGTVQVGGWNGIYKVIHLAGKDVPQDRIIDGRNLLPLLQQKIKHSEHEFLFHYCGSYLHAARWHQKDSGALWKAHYVTPIFSTEDAGGCYGKGICPCSGEGVIHHVPPLLFDLSRDPSEAIPLSETTEPHFQEILKKIDDAVAKHRRTLTPVPQQLSYYNIIWKPWLQPCCGTFPFCWCDKEGANIHSN, encoded by the exons ATGGGAATTGCTGAGCCTCTGGTGGGGCCCTTATTTTTGTGTAAAAG TATCTACTTGATGACCCTGATGGCTTTTCTTATATTGCTTCATACCTGTAGAGTGGATGCAACTCTTGATTCTAAGCCAAATATTATTCTGATGCTGGCTGATGATCTTGGAATTGGAGATATAGGCTGTTATG GCATGGCTTCAAGAAATGCCTATCGAGCTTTGCAGTGGAATGCTGGCTCAGGAGGACTTCCAGTCAATGAGACAACTTTTGCCAAGATGCTACAACAGCAAGGCTATGTCACAGGCCTTATAG GGAAATGGCATCAAGGTGTAAGCTGTGATACTATCGATGATTATTGCCACCATCCCTTGAATCATGGCTTTGATTATTTTTATGGCATGCCCTTCACACTTTTCAACAACTGTCAGGATAACAAACCTCCAGAATTGGATAGAGCCTTTCAAGCTAAATTATGGTTCTATACGCAAGTCATTACTTTTGCAGTACTCACATTTCTTATTGGAAAAATTATTGGGTTGGTGTCCATTCCTTGGAAAGTGATCATCTTCCTTGCTTTGTTTAATTTCCTGTTTTTTGCTTCATGGTACTCCTCCTATGGCTTTGTGAAATACTGGAACTGTATCTTGATGCGCAACTATAACATCACCGAACAACCTATGAAACTGGGAAGAACAAGTTTAATTTTACTAAATGAAGCACTTTCTTTTATTCAAAG caAAAAACACAAGCCATTTCTCCTGCTTGTTTCGTTTCTGCATGTCCATACACCTCTGATTACAACTGAAAAATTTGTGGGAAAGAGCAAACATGGTATATATGGAGACCATGTAGAAGAACTGGACTGGTTAGTAG GTCAGATTCTTAATGCTATTGACAAGGAAGGCTTGCAAAATAGCACCTTTGTCTACTTTGCTTCAGACCATGGAGGCCACCTGGAAGGTCAAGATGGAACAGTACAGGTTGGGGGTTGGAACGGCATCTATAAAG TGATTCATTTGGCTGGAAAAGATGTGCCCCAGGACAG AATAATTGATGGAAGAAATCTTCTACCTTTATTGCAACAAAAAATCAAACACTCGGAACATGAATTCCTGTTTCATTACTGTGGAAGTTATTTACATGCAGCACGGTGGCATCAAAAAGACA GTGGTGCTTTATGGAAGGCTCATTATGTGACACCAATATTTTCAACTGAAGATGCAGGGGGTTGTTATGGAAAAGGAATCTGCCCATGTTCTGGAGAAGGTGTCATCCATCACGTTCCTCCTTTGCTATTTGATCTCTCAAGAGATCCATCAGAGGCCATCCCTTTATCAGAGACCACTGAACCACATTTTCAGGAAATTCTTAAGAAAATAGATGACGCTGTGGCGAAGCATCGCAGAACTCTTACTCCTGTCCCACAACAGCTCTCTTACTACAACATCATTTGGAAACCATGGCTCCAGCCATGCTGTGGGACATTTCCATTCTGTTGGTGCGACAAAGAAGGTGCTAACATCCATTCAAATTAA
- the LOC131200215 gene encoding arylsulfatase D-like isoform X1 encodes MGIAEPLVGPLFLCKSIYLMTLMAFLILLHTCRVDATLDSKPNIILMLADDLGIGDIGCYGNITIKTPSIDQLAKEGVKLTQHIAAASLCTPSRAAFLTGRYPIRSGMASRNAYRALQWNAGSGGLPVNETTFAKMLQQQGYVTGLIGKWHQGVSCDTIDDYCHHPLNHGFDYFYGMPFTLFNNCQDNKPPELDRAFQAKLWFYTQVITFAVLTFLIGKIIGLVSIPWKVIIFLALFNFLFFASWYSSYGFVKYWNCILMRNYNITEQPMKLGRTSLILLNEALSFIQSKKHKPFLLLVSFLHVHTPLITTEKFVGKSKHGIYGDHVEELDWLVGQILNAIDKEGLQNSTFVYFASDHGGHLEGQDGTVQVGGWNGIYKVIHLAGKDVPQDRIIDGRNLLPLLQQKIKHSEHEFLFHYCGSYLHAARWHQKDSGALWKAHYVTPIFSTEDAGGCYGKGICPCSGEGVIHHVPPLLFDLSRDPSEAIPLSETTEPHFQEILKKIDDAVAKHRRTLTPVPQQLSYYNIIWKPWLQPCCGTFPFCWCDKEGANIHSN; translated from the exons ATGGGAATTGCTGAGCCTCTGGTGGGGCCCTTATTTTTGTGTAAAAG TATCTACTTGATGACCCTGATGGCTTTTCTTATATTGCTTCATACCTGTAGAGTGGATGCAACTCTTGATTCTAAGCCAAATATTATTCTGATGCTGGCTGATGATCTTGGAATTGGAGATATAGGCTGTTATGGTAACATTACTATCAA gaCCCCTAGCATTGACCAACTAGCTAAGGAAGGAGTGAAACTTACTCAGCATATTGCAGCAGCCTCACTTTGTACCCCAAGTAGAGCGGCTTTTCTGACTGGCAGATACCCCATCAGATCAG GCATGGCTTCAAGAAATGCCTATCGAGCTTTGCAGTGGAATGCTGGCTCAGGAGGACTTCCAGTCAATGAGACAACTTTTGCCAAGATGCTACAACAGCAAGGCTATGTCACAGGCCTTATAG GGAAATGGCATCAAGGTGTAAGCTGTGATACTATCGATGATTATTGCCACCATCCCTTGAATCATGGCTTTGATTATTTTTATGGCATGCCCTTCACACTTTTCAACAACTGTCAGGATAACAAACCTCCAGAATTGGATAGAGCCTTTCAAGCTAAATTATGGTTCTATACGCAAGTCATTACTTTTGCAGTACTCACATTTCTTATTGGAAAAATTATTGGGTTGGTGTCCATTCCTTGGAAAGTGATCATCTTCCTTGCTTTGTTTAATTTCCTGTTTTTTGCTTCATGGTACTCCTCCTATGGCTTTGTGAAATACTGGAACTGTATCTTGATGCGCAACTATAACATCACCGAACAACCTATGAAACTGGGAAGAACAAGTTTAATTTTACTAAATGAAGCACTTTCTTTTATTCAAAG caAAAAACACAAGCCATTTCTCCTGCTTGTTTCGTTTCTGCATGTCCATACACCTCTGATTACAACTGAAAAATTTGTGGGAAAGAGCAAACATGGTATATATGGAGACCATGTAGAAGAACTGGACTGGTTAGTAG GTCAGATTCTTAATGCTATTGACAAGGAAGGCTTGCAAAATAGCACCTTTGTCTACTTTGCTTCAGACCATGGAGGCCACCTGGAAGGTCAAGATGGAACAGTACAGGTTGGGGGTTGGAACGGCATCTATAAAG TGATTCATTTGGCTGGAAAAGATGTGCCCCAGGACAG AATAATTGATGGAAGAAATCTTCTACCTTTATTGCAACAAAAAATCAAACACTCGGAACATGAATTCCTGTTTCATTACTGTGGAAGTTATTTACATGCAGCACGGTGGCATCAAAAAGACA GTGGTGCTTTATGGAAGGCTCATTATGTGACACCAATATTTTCAACTGAAGATGCAGGGGGTTGTTATGGAAAAGGAATCTGCCCATGTTCTGGAGAAGGTGTCATCCATCACGTTCCTCCTTTGCTATTTGATCTCTCAAGAGATCCATCAGAGGCCATCCCTTTATCAGAGACCACTGAACCACATTTTCAGGAAATTCTTAAGAAAATAGATGACGCTGTGGCGAAGCATCGCAGAACTCTTACTCCTGTCCCACAACAGCTCTCTTACTACAACATCATTTGGAAACCATGGCTCCAGCCATGCTGTGGGACATTTCCATTCTGTTGGTGCGACAAAGAAGGTGCTAACATCCATTCAAATTAA
- the LOC131200215 gene encoding arylsulfatase D-like isoform X4 has protein sequence MVTLLSSMASRNAYRALQWNAGSGGLPVNETTFAKMLQQQGYVTGLIGKWHQGVSCDTIDDYCHHPLNHGFDYFYGMPFTLFNNCQDNKPPELDRAFQAKLWFYTQVITFAVLTFLIGKIIGLVSIPWKVIIFLALFNFLFFASWYSSYGFVKYWNCILMRNYNITEQPMKLGRTSLILLNEALSFIQSKKHKPFLLLVSFLHVHTPLITTEKFVGKSKHGIYGDHVEELDWLVGQILNAIDKEGLQNSTFVYFASDHGGHLEGQDGTVQVGGWNGIYKVIHLAGKDVPQDRIIDGRNLLPLLQQKIKHSEHEFLFHYCGSYLHAARWHQKDSGALWKAHYVTPIFSTEDAGGCYGKGICPCSGEGVIHHVPPLLFDLSRDPSEAIPLSETTEPHFQEILKKIDDAVAKHRRTLTPVPQQLSYYNIIWKPWLQPCCGTFPFCWCDKEGANIHSN, from the exons ATGGTAACATTACTATCAA GCATGGCTTCAAGAAATGCCTATCGAGCTTTGCAGTGGAATGCTGGCTCAGGAGGACTTCCAGTCAATGAGACAACTTTTGCCAAGATGCTACAACAGCAAGGCTATGTCACAGGCCTTATAG GGAAATGGCATCAAGGTGTAAGCTGTGATACTATCGATGATTATTGCCACCATCCCTTGAATCATGGCTTTGATTATTTTTATGGCATGCCCTTCACACTTTTCAACAACTGTCAGGATAACAAACCTCCAGAATTGGATAGAGCCTTTCAAGCTAAATTATGGTTCTATACGCAAGTCATTACTTTTGCAGTACTCACATTTCTTATTGGAAAAATTATTGGGTTGGTGTCCATTCCTTGGAAAGTGATCATCTTCCTTGCTTTGTTTAATTTCCTGTTTTTTGCTTCATGGTACTCCTCCTATGGCTTTGTGAAATACTGGAACTGTATCTTGATGCGCAACTATAACATCACCGAACAACCTATGAAACTGGGAAGAACAAGTTTAATTTTACTAAATGAAGCACTTTCTTTTATTCAAAG caAAAAACACAAGCCATTTCTCCTGCTTGTTTCGTTTCTGCATGTCCATACACCTCTGATTACAACTGAAAAATTTGTGGGAAAGAGCAAACATGGTATATATGGAGACCATGTAGAAGAACTGGACTGGTTAGTAG GTCAGATTCTTAATGCTATTGACAAGGAAGGCTTGCAAAATAGCACCTTTGTCTACTTTGCTTCAGACCATGGAGGCCACCTGGAAGGTCAAGATGGAACAGTACAGGTTGGGGGTTGGAACGGCATCTATAAAG TGATTCATTTGGCTGGAAAAGATGTGCCCCAGGACAG AATAATTGATGGAAGAAATCTTCTACCTTTATTGCAACAAAAAATCAAACACTCGGAACATGAATTCCTGTTTCATTACTGTGGAAGTTATTTACATGCAGCACGGTGGCATCAAAAAGACA GTGGTGCTTTATGGAAGGCTCATTATGTGACACCAATATTTTCAACTGAAGATGCAGGGGGTTGTTATGGAAAAGGAATCTGCCCATGTTCTGGAGAAGGTGTCATCCATCACGTTCCTCCTTTGCTATTTGATCTCTCAAGAGATCCATCAGAGGCCATCCCTTTATCAGAGACCACTGAACCACATTTTCAGGAAATTCTTAAGAAAATAGATGACGCTGTGGCGAAGCATCGCAGAACTCTTACTCCTGTCCCACAACAGCTCTCTTACTACAACATCATTTGGAAACCATGGCTCCAGCCATGCTGTGGGACATTTCCATTCTGTTGGTGCGACAAAGAAGGTGCTAACATCCATTCAAATTAA
- the LOC131200215 gene encoding arylsulfatase D-like isoform X5 — translation MASRNAYRALQWNAGSGGLPVNETTFAKMLQQQGYVTGLIGKWHQGVSCDTIDDYCHHPLNHGFDYFYGMPFTLFNNCQDNKPPELDRAFQAKLWFYTQVITFAVLTFLIGKIIGLVSIPWKVIIFLALFNFLFFASWYSSYGFVKYWNCILMRNYNITEQPMKLGRTSLILLNEALSFIQSKKHKPFLLLVSFLHVHTPLITTEKFVGKSKHGIYGDHVEELDWLVGQILNAIDKEGLQNSTFVYFASDHGGHLEGQDGTVQVGGWNGIYKVIHLAGKDVPQDRIIDGRNLLPLLQQKIKHSEHEFLFHYCGSYLHAARWHQKDSGALWKAHYVTPIFSTEDAGGCYGKGICPCSGEGVIHHVPPLLFDLSRDPSEAIPLSETTEPHFQEILKKIDDAVAKHRRTLTPVPQQLSYYNIIWKPWLQPCCGTFPFCWCDKEGANIHSN, via the exons ATGGCTTCAAGAAATGCCTATCGAGCTTTGCAGTGGAATGCTGGCTCAGGAGGACTTCCAGTCAATGAGACAACTTTTGCCAAGATGCTACAACAGCAAGGCTATGTCACAGGCCTTATAG GGAAATGGCATCAAGGTGTAAGCTGTGATACTATCGATGATTATTGCCACCATCCCTTGAATCATGGCTTTGATTATTTTTATGGCATGCCCTTCACACTTTTCAACAACTGTCAGGATAACAAACCTCCAGAATTGGATAGAGCCTTTCAAGCTAAATTATGGTTCTATACGCAAGTCATTACTTTTGCAGTACTCACATTTCTTATTGGAAAAATTATTGGGTTGGTGTCCATTCCTTGGAAAGTGATCATCTTCCTTGCTTTGTTTAATTTCCTGTTTTTTGCTTCATGGTACTCCTCCTATGGCTTTGTGAAATACTGGAACTGTATCTTGATGCGCAACTATAACATCACCGAACAACCTATGAAACTGGGAAGAACAAGTTTAATTTTACTAAATGAAGCACTTTCTTTTATTCAAAG caAAAAACACAAGCCATTTCTCCTGCTTGTTTCGTTTCTGCATGTCCATACACCTCTGATTACAACTGAAAAATTTGTGGGAAAGAGCAAACATGGTATATATGGAGACCATGTAGAAGAACTGGACTGGTTAGTAG GTCAGATTCTTAATGCTATTGACAAGGAAGGCTTGCAAAATAGCACCTTTGTCTACTTTGCTTCAGACCATGGAGGCCACCTGGAAGGTCAAGATGGAACAGTACAGGTTGGGGGTTGGAACGGCATCTATAAAG TGATTCATTTGGCTGGAAAAGATGTGCCCCAGGACAG AATAATTGATGGAAGAAATCTTCTACCTTTATTGCAACAAAAAATCAAACACTCGGAACATGAATTCCTGTTTCATTACTGTGGAAGTTATTTACATGCAGCACGGTGGCATCAAAAAGACA GTGGTGCTTTATGGAAGGCTCATTATGTGACACCAATATTTTCAACTGAAGATGCAGGGGGTTGTTATGGAAAAGGAATCTGCCCATGTTCTGGAGAAGGTGTCATCCATCACGTTCCTCCTTTGCTATTTGATCTCTCAAGAGATCCATCAGAGGCCATCCCTTTATCAGAGACCACTGAACCACATTTTCAGGAAATTCTTAAGAAAATAGATGACGCTGTGGCGAAGCATCGCAGAACTCTTACTCCTGTCCCACAACAGCTCTCTTACTACAACATCATTTGGAAACCATGGCTCCAGCCATGCTGTGGGACATTTCCATTCTGTTGGTGCGACAAAGAAGGTGCTAACATCCATTCAAATTAA
- the LOC131200215 gene encoding uncharacterized protein LOC131200215 isoform X3 produces MSSPSVRSRQYFSWSKDRGEGIVQSRECFSIFTVSGRGRYGGGRGPYRSSGARVRCLKAITCSGPPVLTRSPDGQDPQSLGLRLMLCNARSVVNKAPLICDLIYRESADFMGITETWLGTEEGVPLVELCPPGFRAFHQPRAQGRGGGVAVVINESLEPRESTVPQIAGCESLLVKWGNRNQMGLLITYLAPCCVTTALPELLEVLAGVAVEIPRLPVLGDFNLPSAGLSSTVVQEFQASMTALDLIQVTDGPTQIGGGTLDLIFISGQWVNDLVLGDIVKVPVSWSDHFLLRLDFQTAAHHRRETEPLRWFRPRHLMDPERFLTELGPFPEDLTHGTTEELVAAWERAVAGALDRVVPLRPLTRHRSQLAPWFSEELREIKRRRRRLESTWRSSRSEADRTLLRSFTKTYLVAMREAKRTYVSTLIASADNRPAALFRVTRSLLHQGGRDDPLQG; encoded by the coding sequence atgtccagtcccagcgtgcGCTCACGACAGTATTTTAGTTGGTccaaagacaggggggaggggattgtgcagagcagagaatgTTTTTCCATctttacggtaagtgggagaggcagatatggcggaggcagggggccgtatcgttcttcgggagcacgtgttcgatgtttaaaagcgatcacgtgctccggccccccagtccttactcgttccccggatggtcaagaccctcagagtttgggtctgcggctgatgctttgcaatgcccggtccgtggtcaataaggctcccctgatttgtgaccttatttatagggagtccgcggactttatgggcattacggagacctggttgggcacagaagagggtgtacccctggttgaactgtgccctccgggtttccgggcattccatcagccgagggcccaaggtaggggtgggggggtggcggttgtgataaaCGAAagtttggagccgagggagtccactgttcctcagatagctggttgtgaatccctccttgtgaagtggggcaaccggaatcagatggggttgttgatcacatacctggctccttgctgcgtgactacagccctacctgagctactagaggtgcttgctggcgtggcagttgagattcccagacttccggtcttgggggatttcaacttgccatcggccggcttgtcatcaacggtggttcaggagttccaggcctccatgacggccttggacctgattcaagtaactgatggccctacacaaattgggggaggcacgctagacctgatttttatctctggtcagtgggttaatgatctggttttaggagatatagtgaaggtaccggtgtcatggtcagatcattttcttcttcgcctagactttcagaccgccgctcaccaccgcagggagacggagccactgcgttggttccgtcccaggcacctgatggacccggagaggttcctgacggagcttgggccgtttcctgaggatcttacccacggcacgactgaagaactggttgcggcctgggaacgggccgtggctggggctttggaccgtgtcgtgcctttgcggcctctgacccggcatagatctcaattggctccctggttttccgaggagctgagagagataaaacgccggagaagacgcctagagagtacttggaggtctagccgttccgaggctgatcggacactattgaggtcttttactaagacctacctagtggcaatgagggaggcgaaacgtacctacgtttccaccctcattgcatcggcagataaccgcccggccgccttgtttcgggtgacccgttcccttcttcatcaagggggacgggatgaccccttacagggatga